A portion of the Mesobacillus sp. AQ2 genome contains these proteins:
- a CDS encoding XRE family transcriptional regulator, which produces MIGVRLKEIRKEKKMTLKELAEGAGVSISFLSQVERGKSSVTLESLRKISEVLGVNPSTFFPSNNEQESEPSFHYQDLTQQVPNPDFHPILVTLPANQSDGQPFAHSGHEFVYVIEGTLTLQIDTKMIELHQGESWFFSASETHFWYNHTDQTIRFLVVSSK; this is translated from the coding sequence ATGATCGGTGTACGACTAAAAGAAATCCGGAAAGAGAAAAAGATGACTTTGAAAGAACTTGCCGAAGGGGCAGGTGTATCTATAAGCTTTTTATCACAAGTTGAACGCGGAAAGTCCAGCGTCACACTGGAGTCCCTTCGTAAAATATCCGAAGTGCTTGGCGTCAATCCAAGTACCTTTTTTCCAAGTAACAATGAGCAGGAGAGTGAACCCTCATTTCATTATCAGGACCTGACACAACAAGTCCCAAACCCGGACTTTCACCCAATACTCGTCACACTCCCAGCGAACCAAAGCGACGGACAACCCTTCGCCCACAGCGGACATGAATTTGTCTATGTAATAGAAGGAACTTTGACCCTGCAAATAGACACAAAGATGATCGAACTCCATCAAGGAGAATCCTGGTTCTTTTCAGCTAGTGAAACGCATTTCTGGTATAACCATACAGATCAGACGATTCGGTTTTTAGTTGTCTCTTCCAAGTAA
- a CDS encoding HNH endonuclease, whose product MTYLVKRLQYQELGSVNGPNDNPARGRYLLMSKNTDFLSHLPFLSQTILNDYRILTLIPLYRDRFERNYCTFVYNNDKYHGGGNGGQPRDEYRLYSNRFLEGNQWLFRRDDIIVLKPQTLQLNDNGETVNETVYFAYLENDHTSDLYNRLSNEIDNSSFRGNYAVLHEDIQIIEDRILEIMRTRPDYINGNEVNEPGLIQVSNDIVTRNNISQTNIDSLFSNQVMFRDFVSVGYENFCAITRQVINCGAYNNLQAAHIYPRSHGGSFNPNNGILMNRDLHWAFDTGCFTINNNYTIRVHPDVDSEMLQNINGQSLFVPEQDFFKPSIENLQYHQQNIFGSFLDRGRI is encoded by the coding sequence ATGACTTACTTGGTAAAGCGATTACAATATCAAGAACTTGGAAGTGTTAATGGCCCTAATGACAATCCTGCTAGAGGGCGATATCTACTTATGTCCAAAAACACAGATTTTTTATCACATCTTCCATTCCTTTCACAAACAATTTTAAACGACTACAGAATACTTACTTTAATCCCTTTGTATAGAGACCGTTTTGAACGCAATTACTGTACATTCGTTTATAATAACGATAAATACCATGGGGGTGGTAATGGTGGTCAACCAAGGGACGAATATCGACTCTATTCAAATCGATTCTTAGAAGGTAACCAGTGGTTATTCCGAAGAGACGATATTATCGTTTTAAAGCCTCAGACTTTACAACTTAATGATAACGGAGAAACAGTTAACGAAACTGTCTATTTTGCATATTTGGAAAATGATCATACTAGCGATTTATACAATCGATTAAGTAATGAAATAGATAATTCGTCTTTTAGAGGAAATTATGCCGTTTTACATGAAGATATCCAAATTATAGAAGACAGAATTCTGGAAATAATGCGGACTAGACCTGATTATATTAATGGAAATGAAGTTAATGAACCTGGGCTGATACAAGTATCAAATGATATCGTAACTCGTAACAATATTAGCCAAACTAATATTGATTCATTATTTTCAAATCAAGTAATGTTCCGAGATTTTGTTTCTGTCGGATATGAAAACTTTTGTGCCATAACCAGACAAGTCATCAATTGTGGTGCCTATAATAACTTACAAGCTGCTCATATTTATCCACGAAGTCATGGAGGTAGCTTTAACCCTAATAACGGGATTCTAATGAATAGAGATTTACATTGGGCATTTGATACAGGATGCTTTACAATTAATAATAATTATACTATTCGAGTACATCCTGATGTAGATAGTGAAATGTTACAGAACATAAATGGTCAAAGTCTATTTGTTCCTGAACAGGACTTTTTCAAACCTTCAATAGAAAATTTGCAATATCACCAACAAAATATATTTGGTAGTTTTTTAGATAGAGGGAGAATCTAA
- a CDS encoding ornithine cyclodeaminase family protein encodes MLILNEQLIQSIYKIEDAIRDVEAMLAAIHEGRVENPHRTVLNVPERNGSVLYMPSSDGTSMAATKIVSIFPENSSANLPTTQGAILLTELQTGKHISLLSASYLTRLRTGALSAISARHLARPDSQVLTVIGTGGMAFEQVLGIVNVLPIQDIYLINRSIEKTYTFSEKLKEAGITAKIHTEVDRNEAVAQSDVICCATRSTEEVFDADYVKAGTHIIGVGSYLPEMREIPLGAIEKATLIYADDYEGMKAEAGEFIDAVERGRWSFDRLSGTLAELHVNPVERGVEDITIFKSVGAAYFDLAVAKGVFEKAKEMGNGENIYL; translated from the coding sequence ATGCTTATTCTGAACGAACAACTGATCCAATCCATATATAAAATCGAAGATGCCATTCGCGATGTCGAAGCCATGTTGGCGGCCATTCATGAAGGACGTGTTGAAAACCCTCATCGGACAGTACTGAATGTCCCTGAACGAAACGGATCGGTACTCTATATGCCAAGTTCAGATGGAACATCCATGGCAGCAACCAAAATTGTCTCGATTTTTCCTGAAAACAGCTCAGCCAATCTTCCAACCACACAAGGAGCTATTTTACTCACGGAACTCCAAACAGGAAAACATATAAGCTTACTGTCCGCTTCCTATCTGACACGATTGAGAACCGGCGCATTAAGTGCCATTTCAGCCCGCCATCTCGCCAGACCAGACAGCCAAGTGCTGACCGTCATTGGCACAGGCGGAATGGCGTTCGAGCAAGTACTAGGAATAGTGAACGTGCTTCCGATACAAGACATCTATTTAATAAACCGTTCCATCGAGAAGACATACACATTCAGCGAAAAGCTCAAAGAGGCCGGCATTACCGCTAAAATCCATACCGAAGTCGACCGGAACGAAGCCGTCGCCCAGTCGGATGTCATTTGTTGTGCTACACGGTCAACCGAAGAAGTATTTGATGCTGATTATGTAAAAGCAGGGACACATATCATCGGGGTAGGCAGTTACTTACCTGAAATGCGCGAAATCCCGTTAGGTGCGATTGAAAAAGCAACATTGATTTATGCGGATGATTATGAGGGGATGAAGGCAGAAGCTGGTGAATTTATTGATGCAGTGGAACGGGGGAGATGGTCTTTTGATCGGCTTTCTGGGACATTAGCTGAACTTCATGTGAATCCGGTTGAGCGTGGAGTTGAGGATATTACTATTTTTAAATCGGTTGGAGCTGCTTATTTTGATTTGGCTGTGGCGAAGGGGGTTTTTGAGAAGGCGAAGGAAATGGGTAACGGGGAGAATATTTATTTGTAG
- a CDS encoding Na-translocating system protein MpsC family protein, with the protein MDKKAQQTKLANNFGKLLRDKFGKGPEVIHVTISQPYVLVYISGFISPMEQALLEQGQELTVLTTREYLMKSLDPEIRGQIKALTDMEVQHIYYGWNLQNLSGVFVAISPDSPDEGKDERADYKGRDEIHKEIIHISEQAEKAPDSVYSYMLSPRSLIVIREGILVPIEKQLVSLGFDETLSVAKRQLEGGMLTGSTQFSEILDSKIQDVFVDWDFELDKSVITLILKPNKA; encoded by the coding sequence ATGGATAAAAAAGCACAGCAAACAAAATTGGCGAATAATTTTGGCAAGCTGCTGCGTGATAAATTTGGCAAAGGACCAGAAGTCATCCATGTTACCATATCCCAGCCGTATGTATTGGTGTATATCAGCGGCTTTATTTCTCCAATGGAACAGGCACTTCTGGAACAGGGACAAGAACTTACCGTCCTGACCACAAGAGAATATCTTATGAAATCACTGGACCCCGAAATACGCGGTCAAATAAAAGCATTAACGGACATGGAAGTACAGCATATCTATTATGGTTGGAACCTCCAAAACCTTTCAGGAGTTTTTGTGGCCATCAGTCCGGACAGTCCGGATGAGGGAAAAGATGAAAGAGCTGATTATAAAGGAAGAGATGAGATCCACAAGGAAATCATCCATATAAGCGAGCAAGCAGAAAAAGCGCCGGATAGCGTATACTCTTACATGCTCAGCCCCCGGTCATTGATTGTCATCCGAGAGGGAATATTAGTGCCGATTGAAAAACAGCTAGTTTCCCTTGGATTCGATGAGACATTAAGCGTCGCGAAAAGACAGCTTGAAGGCGGAATGCTGACTGGCAGCACCCAGTTTTCTGAAATACTTGATTCGAAAATCCAGGATGTCTTTGTTGACTGGGATTTTGAACTTGATAAGAGTGTCATCACTTTAATTCTAAAACCAAATAAAGCATAG
- a CDS encoding MFS transporter, producing the protein MDKKTTYRVLIASLVGSSIEWFDYFLYGTMAALVFNQLFFVNEDPTVGLLLAYASFALSFFIRPFGGIIFSHIGDRIGRKKTLVLTLSLMGAATFAMGILPTYQAIGVAAPIILITLRLIQGLGIGGEWGGALLLATEYAPAERRGFFGSIPQMGVTIGMVMGTLALWLMSLLPEQQFMSWGWRVPFIFSALLVVFGLWIRKGIDETPEFKEVQQKGEIPKLPIVDTLRYYWKEVLITIGAKVVETAPFYIFSTFIVSYATSTLGFSRSAVLGSVMISTVITTILIPIMGSLSDRVGRKKMYIAGTLAMMAFAFPYFWMIHQGSVLMLVLATIIGLGIIWAPITAVLGTMFSEIFDAKVRYTGVSLGYQIGAAVAGGTAPLVATALLASFDNSYVPVALYIMFTAVVSLIAIWAVKSRVEPTVITGKMSSAK; encoded by the coding sequence TTGGATAAGAAGACGACTTATCGTGTATTGATTGCCAGCCTTGTTGGCAGTTCCATTGAGTGGTTTGACTATTTTCTATATGGAACAATGGCCGCACTTGTATTTAACCAATTATTCTTTGTCAACGAGGATCCAACAGTAGGCTTGCTTTTAGCGTATGCATCGTTCGCACTTTCGTTTTTCATCCGGCCATTTGGAGGAATCATTTTTAGTCATATTGGGGATCGTATCGGCCGGAAAAAGACACTCGTTTTAACACTGAGCTTGATGGGCGCTGCGACATTCGCAATGGGTATTTTGCCAACATATCAAGCAATTGGTGTAGCTGCACCTATCATTTTGATTACACTTCGTCTGATCCAGGGGCTTGGAATCGGCGGGGAATGGGGAGGAGCGCTGTTGCTTGCAACTGAGTATGCTCCTGCAGAACGCAGAGGATTCTTCGGTTCGATTCCGCAAATGGGTGTGACGATCGGAATGGTGATGGGGACACTCGCTCTTTGGCTCATGAGCTTATTGCCCGAGCAGCAATTCATGTCATGGGGCTGGCGCGTGCCATTCATCTTCAGTGCATTGCTCGTGGTCTTTGGTTTATGGATCCGAAAAGGAATCGATGAGACACCAGAATTCAAGGAAGTTCAGCAAAAAGGCGAGATTCCAAAGCTGCCAATCGTCGATACACTTCGCTATTACTGGAAAGAAGTACTGATCACAATCGGTGCGAAAGTGGTGGAGACAGCTCCATTCTATATTTTCAGTACGTTCATTGTTTCCTATGCGACAAGCACTCTAGGATTCAGCCGTTCCGCTGTGTTAGGTTCGGTCATGATTTCAACCGTCATTACGACGATCCTTATTCCAATCATGGGTAGTCTGTCAGACCGCGTTGGCCGTAAGAAAATGTATATCGCCGGTACATTGGCGATGATGGCTTTTGCTTTCCCGTATTTCTGGATGATTCATCAAGGCAGTGTACTCATGCTGGTTTTGGCGACGATTATCGGCCTGGGGATCATTTGGGCTCCGATTACGGCAGTACTTGGAACCATGTTCTCGGAAATCTTTGATGCCAAGGTTCGCTATACAGGTGTCTCACTCGGTTATCAAATCGGGGCTGCAGTCGCTGGCGGTACAGCGCCTCTCGTTGCCACTGCACTGCTTGCATCATTCGATAATTCCTACGTCCCAGTTGCACTTTACATCATGTTTACTGCTGTGGTGTCACTGATCGCCATCTGGGCAGTGAAAAGCCGCGTTGAACCAACTGTGATCACTGGTAAAATGAGCTCGGCCAAATAA
- a CDS encoding DUF262 domain-containing protein, which yields MTSVDYRLENEDLDLDEGSALNPQSIRSELEDIYPEANIKVEREQYSIFELNRKFNRGQVVLDPDFQREDVWKNRQKSELVESVLMGIPLPIFYLNETKEGKLVVVDGRQRLTAFFQYLNEDYKLTDLRILKTLNNKYFSDLDKKLQANLEDFQLIAQVIKPPTPDRIKFDIFDRVNRGGTPLNNQEMRNALYQGKSTKLLASLSVEDVFLEVTSNSINSKRMKDRYLILRFIGFYLLKENILKNVNGDIIDYKGDIDEFLGKIMDYINDMSDEEVANLRSNFIRTMKNNQIVFGDNAFRRVSKKGKKQPINMLLFEAFSYLFTKFDEEYCVINHERIYETCVELLKEEHLNKLLTNDRGRGIVVPELLKIMDNLKENILA from the coding sequence ATGACCAGTGTTGATTATAGGTTAGAAAATGAGGATCTTGATTTGGATGAAGGTAGTGCATTAAACCCGCAATCTATAAGGTCTGAGTTAGAGGATATATATCCTGAAGCAAATATCAAAGTTGAAAGAGAACAATATTCAATATTTGAATTAAATAGGAAATTCAACAGAGGACAGGTTGTTTTGGATCCGGATTTCCAAAGGGAGGATGTGTGGAAAAATCGCCAAAAATCCGAATTAGTTGAATCAGTTTTAATGGGAATCCCGTTACCAATTTTTTATTTAAACGAAACAAAAGAAGGTAAATTAGTTGTGGTCGATGGGAGACAAAGATTAACAGCTTTTTTTCAGTATTTAAATGAAGATTATAAATTAACGGATTTAAGGATTTTAAAAACACTTAATAATAAGTATTTTAGTGACTTAGATAAGAAATTACAGGCAAATTTAGAGGATTTTCAGCTAATTGCTCAGGTAATAAAACCTCCAACTCCCGATCGTATTAAATTTGATATTTTTGATAGAGTCAATCGTGGTGGCACACCCCTGAATAACCAAGAAATGAGAAATGCACTTTATCAAGGAAAGTCAACGAAATTACTTGCTTCCTTATCTGTAGAGGATGTTTTTTTAGAAGTAACCAGTAATTCAATTAACTCCAAGAGAATGAAAGATCGTTATCTAATTCTAAGGTTCATCGGTTTTTACCTATTGAAAGAAAACATCTTAAAGAATGTTAATGGAGATATAATTGACTATAAAGGCGATATTGATGAGTTTCTTGGTAAGATAATGGATTACATAAATGATATGAGTGACGAAGAGGTCGCTAATCTAAGAAGTAACTTTATAAGAACGATGAAAAATAATCAAATAGTTTTTGGAGACAATGCTTTTAGAAGAGTCTCAAAAAAAGGTAAAAAGCAACCAATTAATATGTTATTGTTTGAGGCATTTAGTTATTTATTTACAAAGTTTGATGAGGAGTATTGTGTTATAAATCACGAGAGAATTTATGAAACGTGCGTTGAGTTGCTAAAAGAAGAACATTTAAATAAGCTCCTTACCAATGATAGAGGAAGAGGAATTGTTGTACCAGAATTGCTGAAAATTATGGATAATTTAAAGGAGAATATATTAGCATGA
- a CDS encoding DNA cytosine methyltransferase produces MNFIDIFAGCGGLSEGFKQNPNYNMLAAVEWERPQVENLRNHLRNNYNMIDANERVIRFDIQRTEELINGWENDEVYDSHVGLDAIIGDLNVDLIIGGPPCQAYSVAGRIRDENGMRNDYRNFLFESYMRLVRHYQPNMFVFENVPGMLSARPDGETLVTDLIRAEINNSGYEIVDDLKTYAQYDFSDYGVPQKRKRVIIIGVKNGFKEDIQQALHQFYHDILPQYRENRRSVQDAIGDLPPIIPAESDYILNGRKYSHIFNNDISNHVPRYHNRRDINIFNILCEDIESGRNEYTTSQALMELYTQMTGRNSNIHKYHVLRWDQPSNTIPAHLYKDGLRHIHPDSTQSRSITVREAARLQTFPNNYTFISSMGDNYKMIGNAVPPLFAQKLASALIEFNNI; encoded by the coding sequence ATGAATTTCATTGATATTTTTGCAGGTTGTGGAGGTTTGTCAGAAGGATTTAAACAAAATCCTAATTATAATATGCTTGCAGCTGTAGAATGGGAAAGACCTCAAGTTGAGAATCTTAGAAATCATTTAAGGAATAACTATAATATGATTGACGCAAATGAACGTGTCATTCGTTTTGATATTCAGCGTACTGAAGAGTTAATTAATGGTTGGGAAAATGATGAAGTATATGATTCTCATGTTGGACTAGATGCCATCATAGGAGATTTAAACGTAGATTTAATTATTGGTGGACCGCCTTGTCAAGCGTATTCAGTTGCAGGACGTATAAGAGATGAAAATGGTATGCGAAACGACTATAGAAATTTCTTATTTGAAAGTTATATGCGATTAGTTAGACATTACCAACCTAATATGTTTGTTTTCGAAAACGTACCAGGCATGCTTAGTGCAAGACCTGATGGAGAAACTTTGGTGACAGATTTAATTAGAGCTGAAATTAATAATTCCGGTTACGAAATTGTAGACGATTTAAAAACATATGCTCAATATGATTTCTCTGATTATGGTGTGCCTCAAAAAAGAAAACGTGTCATAATAATAGGAGTAAAAAATGGTTTTAAAGAAGACATTCAACAAGCTTTACATCAGTTTTATCACGATATTTTACCACAATATCGTGAAAACAGAAGATCGGTTCAAGATGCAATAGGTGACTTGCCTCCTATAATACCTGCAGAATCGGATTATATTTTAAACGGAAGAAAGTATTCTCATATATTTAATAATGATATTTCTAACCATGTTCCTCGTTATCACAACAGAAGAGATATTAATATATTTAATATTTTGTGTGAAGATATTGAGAGCGGTAGAAATGAATATACTACAAGTCAGGCTTTAATGGAATTGTATACTCAAATGACTGGACGTAATTCAAATATCCATAAGTATCATGTATTACGTTGGGACCAGCCAAGCAATACAATTCCTGCGCATTTATATAAAGATGGTCTAAGACATATTCATCCAGATTCAACACAATCCAGAAGTATAACAGTGCGTGAAGCGGCTCGTCTACAAACATTCCCGAATAATTATACTTTTATTTCTAGTATGGGAGATAACTATAAAATGATAGGGAATGCTGTTCCTCCTCTATTTGCACAAAAACTTGCATCGGCCCTAATAGAATTTAATAATATTTAA
- a CDS encoding DNA cytosine methyltransferase, protein MKKRKPTVIDMFCGCGGLSRGFMDAGYEVLLGIDNNVDALKSFKENHGKAVAMDGDLFQNSTILQMASLTENKQIDLIIGGPPCQGFSLTGKRAEDDERNVLFKAMVNAVAFFQPKAFVLENVPGLATLYKGKAREAIIKEFSELGYTVNDQILFAPDYGVPQIRKRLFFVGLLNGEKFEFPKPVLTPDKYITCGEAISDLHDFSNNLGTEISEYQCPPNSEYQKKMRKKSTQLFNHVGTQHSDLVIDVISQVPEGGNHKDLPPGVGDSRKFNEAWTRYHRNKPSKTIDTGHRNHFHYEFNRVPTVRENARLQSFPDDFRFYGNKTQQYRQVGNAVPPLLGYHIGTKLKDYL, encoded by the coding sequence ATGAAAAAACGAAAACCAACAGTTATCGACATGTTCTGTGGTTGCGGAGGCCTATCTCGAGGTTTCATGGATGCTGGATATGAAGTTCTTTTAGGTATCGATAACAATGTGGATGCATTAAAAAGCTTTAAAGAGAATCATGGAAAAGCAGTTGCAATGGACGGGGATTTATTTCAAAACTCCACAATTTTACAAATGGCCAGCTTGACTGAAAATAAACAAATTGATTTGATTATTGGTGGTCCTCCTTGCCAAGGCTTCTCATTAACAGGAAAACGCGCAGAAGATGATGAACGAAACGTTCTTTTTAAAGCTATGGTTAATGCAGTCGCATTCTTCCAACCTAAGGCATTTGTTTTAGAAAATGTCCCTGGCCTTGCTACTTTATATAAAGGTAAAGCCCGTGAGGCAATTATAAAAGAGTTTAGTGAATTGGGATATACCGTAAACGATCAAATTCTATTTGCACCAGATTACGGCGTACCCCAAATTCGGAAACGTTTGTTTTTCGTCGGTCTATTAAATGGAGAAAAATTCGAATTTCCTAAACCTGTATTAACTCCAGATAAATATATCACTTGTGGAGAAGCTATCAGTGATTTACATGATTTCTCAAATAACCTTGGAACAGAAATAAGCGAATATCAATGTCCTCCTAATAGTGAATATCAAAAAAAGATGCGTAAAAAATCTACTCAATTATTTAATCATGTTGGCACACAACATTCTGATCTAGTTATAGATGTAATCTCTCAAGTTCCTGAAGGAGGAAACCATAAAGATTTACCTCCTGGTGTAGGTGATAGCCGCAAATTTAATGAAGCGTGGACACGCTACCATCGTAATAAACCATCAAAGACAATTGATACTGGGCATCGGAATCACTTCCATTATGAATTTAATCGTGTGCCTACTGTACGTGAAAATGCTCGGTTACAATCGTTTCCTGATGATTTCCGCTTTTACGGAAATAAAACTCAACAATATAGACAGGTTGGAAATGCTGTACCTCCTTTATTGGGCTATCACATAGGTACCAAACTTAAAGATTATTTATAA
- a CDS encoding DUF3696 domain-containing protein, which produces MISRLRIKNFKSFENVDISLNNFTLLTGMNSAGKSTIIQAILLAVQNVTEDGRFPLNGRLVSLGQFSDVRNFVKNAKEFDLELLNNNNDNICFRFWEEDKVHCEVSKNSEILVDYLHQKNHRISYISSKRIGSQDLYDKNYDSYLNFGIFGEYAIDYLENHKSVTVQDNLIKEKSFGSTLEIQVNYWLKYILNCEISTEDITGTDQVRVKYKYSKNRYVRPKHIGSGLSYVISLIISVLSSKLEDLVIIENPEIHLHPSAQSKLAEFLTFAAEKGIKLIIETHSDHIFNGVRKSIYNNVISTDNLSVYFCKLSEEYLTIPVRIEFNKTGDVENHQKGLFDQFDEDLDEMLGL; this is translated from the coding sequence ATGATATCTAGATTGAGGATAAAGAACTTTAAGAGTTTTGAAAATGTAGATATATCTTTGAATAATTTCACTTTACTTACAGGTATGAACTCTGCCGGAAAGTCCACAATTATTCAGGCAATACTCTTGGCCGTTCAAAATGTTACGGAAGACGGTAGATTCCCCCTTAATGGGAGATTAGTTTCTTTAGGACAGTTTTCAGATGTTAGAAACTTTGTTAAAAATGCAAAAGAATTTGATTTAGAATTATTAAATAATAATAACGATAATATTTGTTTTAGATTTTGGGAAGAGGACAAGGTCCATTGTGAGGTAAGCAAAAATAGTGAAATTCTCGTCGATTATTTACATCAAAAAAATCATAGGATTAGTTACATCTCGTCTAAAAGAATAGGTTCGCAAGATTTATACGATAAAAACTATGATAGTTATTTAAACTTTGGGATTTTCGGAGAATACGCAATTGATTATCTGGAAAATCATAAAAGTGTTACTGTACAAGACAATTTGATAAAGGAAAAATCTTTTGGAAGTACGCTAGAAATTCAGGTGAATTACTGGTTAAAATACATTTTAAATTGTGAAATTTCTACTGAAGATATAACTGGTACTGATCAAGTTAGGGTTAAATACAAGTATTCAAAAAATAGATACGTTAGACCAAAACATATTGGCTCAGGATTAAGTTATGTTATTTCTTTAATAATTAGTGTATTGTCATCAAAACTAGAGGATCTAGTTATAATAGAAAATCCAGAGATTCACTTACACCCAAGTGCTCAATCAAAACTAGCTGAGTTCTTAACATTTGCTGCGGAAAAGGGTATTAAGTTGATTATCGAAACTCATAGTGATCATATTTTTAATGGAGTCAGGAAATCAATCTATAATAATGTTATTAGTACTGATAATCTTTCAGTATATTTTTGTAAGTTGAGCGAAGAATATTTAACTATACCTGTAAGAATTGAATTTAATAAAACAGGTGATGTTGAGAATCACCAAAAGGGTCTATTTGATCAATTTGATGAAGATTTAGATGAAATGTTGGGGTTGTGA
- a CDS encoding anti-sigma regulatory factor gives MHKKALVKIQCENDITTARKTGRIFSNHLHFNSINQARIITTVSELARNIYRYAGTGQISFERIEEAIKTGLKITAIDHGPGIIDISNALKHGYSSSGGLGAGLPGVKNMMDDFYIESSPVNGTRVTVVKWQ, from the coding sequence ATGCATAAAAAAGCATTGGTTAAGATCCAATGTGAAAACGACATCACCACAGCTCGAAAAACCGGAAGAATTTTTTCAAATCACCTTCACTTTAATTCTATAAATCAAGCAAGAATCATTACCACAGTATCAGAACTTGCAAGAAACATATATAGATATGCCGGCACAGGACAAATCAGCTTTGAGCGGATTGAAGAAGCAATTAAAACAGGTTTAAAAATCACAGCCATTGACCATGGACCTGGAATCATAGACATAAGCAATGCCCTGAAACACGGATATTCTTCATCAGGCGGTCTCGGAGCTGGCCTGCCTGGCGTAAAAAACATGATGGATGATTTTTATATTGAATCTTCACCAGTCAATGGGACGAGGGTGACTGTCGTTAAGTGGCAATAA
- a CDS encoding helix-turn-helix transcriptional regulator produces the protein MEKEVRVNLKQLIKKHNISLRELSRLADIRHSALSELANNKRQNINMGHIKRIAEALDIDDIQEIIEIINTKE, from the coding sequence ATGGAAAAAGAAGTTCGGGTTAACTTAAAGCAGCTAATTAAAAAACATAATATATCCTTAAGAGAACTATCTAGGCTCGCGGATATCCGGCACTCCGCTTTGAGCGAACTTGCAAATAATAAACGTCAAAACATCAACATGGGACATATTAAGCGGATTGCAGAAGCACTTGATATTGATGACATTCAAGAAATCATTGAAATTATTAATACTAAAGAATAA
- a CDS encoding Na-translocating system protein MpsC family protein, which produces MDLKKEEKALGSYIGRILREHFGKGPGSVFATISHPYITVYIKDFLSPMEHKLMLNGQSKYVENIRDMVMETLSEEIKAYMKNDLGLDLSEFHYDWNLDSHSGMFMGVTVNEPEDTGCSYKNQEDVHDEVIKVSIKAEKAPGEVYSCMLNPRTLVVVRKKILVAVEKEMISIGFSEALTLAKRNLEKRLLYEHTDSLQTYLDAKLENAFVSWNFDLDNSLMVFILKPNK; this is translated from the coding sequence ATGGATTTGAAGAAGGAAGAAAAAGCGCTGGGGAGTTACATAGGGAGAATTTTACGAGAACATTTTGGCAAAGGGCCTGGTTCTGTATTCGCTACTATTTCCCACCCCTATATCACTGTGTATATAAAAGACTTTTTGTCTCCGATGGAACATAAATTAATGCTAAATGGACAAAGCAAATATGTCGAGAATATCAGGGACATGGTAATGGAAACACTCTCTGAAGAAATCAAAGCCTATATGAAGAACGACCTGGGTTTAGATTTAAGTGAGTTCCATTATGATTGGAATCTTGACAGCCACTCAGGTATGTTCATGGGAGTCACAGTAAATGAACCCGAAGATACTGGCTGCTCCTATAAAAATCAGGAAGATGTCCATGATGAAGTCATAAAGGTGAGTATAAAAGCAGAAAAGGCTCCGGGTGAAGTCTACTCATGCATGCTGAATCCACGAACATTAGTCGTTGTCCGAAAAAAAATCTTGGTCGCTGTTGAAAAAGAAATGATCAGCATAGGCTTTTCCGAGGCTCTCACCCTTGCTAAACGAAACCTTGAGAAAAGACTTCTCTATGAGCATACAGACTCGCTCCAGACCTACCTCGACGCCAAATTGGAAAACGCTTTTGTATCATGGAATTTTGATTTGGATAATAGCTTGATGGTATTTATTTTAAAGCCGAATAAATGA